tcttttgtaagaggtttctaatccaaggattttttttatacaaccaggatgattccaaattccagttcatggcaataaacatttaaaagattttctcaacttaacaggttagttaaccttaatagtataaacttaattcaaaCTTATTAACTTatgatacttattaactacacacagaacagaatagcacgtgctttaaaaaaaaaataggcaaattacgtcatttttcttgttcctttttcaggtgccttttcaaatgactgtaataaaacccaaaactaaagaaaaagttatttaacattcttacaacaaaagatttaacaccagtttgttacacaaactttaatctttcccatatctcctttactTATCCTTCTCTTCTTTAAAACAATATCCAatttctgacatttgctacttaaaaagtAAGACATGTCTTTACGTTTAATCTGCAAAATAAAGCAGATTTTAAACTATGTTCCAATTAAAGGGGTGTttgaaacttcaaattggatttctgccagacatcttcagactttcaaggcttagaaaattgttcattgccttttcacagttgcaaaaccaacttttaacatAAAAATAAAGCTTTAACttaaaaatataattcaattttctatcccattcctgggtgcacaatcttaaattgaaatgaacacactcaacaatactttttcacactcattcaattccaaacaactgagaaaattgatttctgtaatgggttatgaattcaaagtaccaaaatctgtgttaaattccctgtcccgatgccaaggaacacacaggttcaactagttcacaaccaaaacttGACTCaaagttcccacaaaatatacacgtgtaaaaatagaacaaaTAACAGActtatgctttcaacattaaagccagacaacaaagagttacagAACACAAGCTAtacatcccaaggacattcatttcatttgtggatgcttccaacattcacacattcgaatcaaaagacacagtaccttgtttttactcacttgaaatttcactaaaacatagcTTTTTTTATGTTGCTCTACCATAAACgtagtcatggagccctctggccaGTCAAAATGCACTTTGTTACTCAACTTCTTCTCTGGCATTTTACTAGCTTCCTGACCGAACTCAGTGCGGTCTGCTATCCCCCCATAACACTCCCGACCAGTGCAGCTCTACGTTTTTGGAATAGCCTGTGGTAAATGGTTCTGACCTCTGTGCGGCTTTGGACTTACTGTCCCGCCAGCACAGTTCCGCCTCCTTGCCCGGCACGCCTCCTGTCCCGAGTCCTCCTTCAGATTCTTTGAATACTAGCCTGGACCTTGATTCGGGGATGCTTACTGCCCTAACAATGGATGGTAGATAAAGATACTCACCCGTTTGCAGCGCCGCTTCCGATGGTCCGACATGAGCATCCTGCCGACTGTTGTGGTAcaatcaccacacgaggagactcagaTACAGGTTCAATCGATTTATTCAAGCATAGACAGGGAGAGATACTACCTCGGGTATTCCAAGGTAATAAtcttagtgtgggaaaatggcgcactgacacagaacacaaaagtccgcgtgtatcaagcctgtgtcttcagtacttttctctacggcagcgaggcctggacaacgtttgtcagccaagaacgacgtctcaattcattccatcttcgctgcctccagagaatccttggcatcaggtggcaggaccgtatctccaacacagaagtccttgaggtggccaacatccccagcttatacatcctactgagccagcggcgtttgagatggcttggccatgtgagccgcatggaagatgacaggatccccaaggacacattgtacagcgagctcgccactggtatcagacccaccggccgtccacgtctccgctttaaagacgtctgcaaacacaacatgaagtcctgtgaaactgatcacaagttgtgggagtcagttgccagcaatcgccagagctggtgggcagccataaaggcggggctaaagtgtggcaagtcgaagagacttagcagttggcaggaaaaaagacagaaacgcaactgcaaaacagccctgacaaccaattttatctgcagcacctgtggaagagtctgttactctagtattggcctttatagccactccaggtgctgctccacaaaccactgaccacctccaggcgcttacccattgtctctcgagataaggaggccaaagaagaagaactcgaACTTTACATTCAGGAGCACAGACATATATGCTGTTCTTATCATACAGTGTGTTCAACCAGGGATGATTGATATGATTGATCACAGACTTCAATTAAAACGATGTTGATTGATTACGCATTCTGATGAACACACTtcctcagccttatcaatacacataccagatggTTCCAACCTGTTATCAACTGTTTGTCTTttatctctctgtttcccccttatACCAACATTCCACAGACATGGTTGATTACAGGGCCTCGAGGCCCCCGGCTCCAGCATTCGCACCCTTATCCTAAGCTCCGTCCTATCAGCTTGTTTGTTCTATTCTATTCTAAAACTGATCATTAAATTCAGCTGAGATGTATTTCAAATTCCCAACTTGTTTCTACTTATGAATATACCATTAGTCCTATCAGCACCCACTCCAGATGTCTCCAGCCTGGGTCTATTATTCTGTTTCATTCCATCCGAACATTCAGTCAGAACATTCCATCGTTTAATTGCTTTATTGTAAAGTCTGTACAGATCCTGGCTATCATCCTTTAATGCCTAATCCTGTAACAGCTTATCTGTCTTTCTCCAATCCTGACTTATTCTGCTGGGCTGCCTTTCTAATTCACATTTCTTAATTCTGCATGCATTGTTTAATTCTGCTTAACCTCTTCAATCGCCAATCTAACGCCATCAAAGCACAGGTCTAttgaaaacacatttctccctataaagtggctaagcatacaaacatcaatggagaacaACACAACTGTATTAGTTTGCTAGCAAGAAAAATAttgtgcaatgccaatgcaaattacttttgttgacagaatagagcgagCTGCATTATGTCACGGGTGTTGGATcgaccttattggatgacctctgtggatacacacagtgtcaggagtgcaaattaacCATGATACTCAAggggaggattgttattgtggttattgaggtgacacAGTAGAAAGATTAGCAATCGgcagacagaccatttctcactgCCGTTTTCACAAGACAATTTGACTCATTGTGGTctctttgtgcaacttctccacctgcttgtaatatgtatctgaagacagggcagccaacaaaagggcagtgatctccaaatcaagaGCATTTTATAGGTTAAAGCAGATAAcagttcagaagagtcatgtaaaacagaaaagcagagtgggacatgaAGGGGcggagagattaacggtaggtagccaagacgtgtttattcatcttgacaggctctgAAACCagatcctggattctaaaatatagaaacaacagaatctctcatgggcaAAATATCTTTTGCTCACCAAAGctggtgacaaaattagataaacacaattacaaataaggagcgcccttcagttcctccaataaagcaattctcttaaattcacttatatctcagtctatcactgtcgattgcgattcagctctgacaagataattaacaaAAAAGTTTTTCTGCAAAATGTTGAGCGGTTGTtattgcatgtattattcagttataaaatgtTTAGTTACTACCTGTAATATTGTACTCCagcctaaccaatttatgtccaagccaaatctcttacctgttagcaagggagcacttttaatgtaatgcaGTTATATGATGCAGACAACttccaaatgacattggccactcaggttatctgccctcaaactggatagtaaatgatgcacattgcagtaactgatctttgacatacttgtaaaacttgtccattAATTCAACTTGCAGCAAAAaacatcagttaatgactgtttctgacatggccattgaaacataataaatttttactatgtcttccctgacagtttttaaacctGCAAATTCAGCATAGATTTTTTTAAGGAATCTGAACTAGTTCATCATAGATTGAGGTTTATTAAAGCTCTCTATTATACAGTGTTTACTAACTatggtatatgggtcagcagcatcctgttttgccaatatcactcagccccattacaccatacCATTGTATTCATGAGCTTACATTGCTGACTTCTGGAGGCTCCTGGCCTCTTtttccctcaatacaagttctggaacaatgcaaTTCCAAATGCATAGCAGCGGGATTGCAACATTTACATAAAAGTCCAACAGCTTTCAACatctcactgagcttgtgtcccaggtgaaagtaatgcaAGCCAGAGTGCAGAAatagagacattccctaagtgacttttgccattttaaaatgagtttacataacacaagcctttaaacttgtgttttaaaataacctagcagctaggttattttaaatcaGAAGGTTTAAagcttgaagcaggggtgtccaaccttttcacgtgggggccacattacaatttttgtcttgcataggggctggtgagacaatttcagaaagataaaggcattaaaattttattttacaattaatcaaaataacaaatgtgcattttagtcaagaagctttaaataagactaatttattgacttactctcTCTTCACTATGtttgacactgatttagtgagatacttggcatttTTTCTGCTTGCACAGTAGTCAATGTTTGCTCAcatacttgatgtagcgatgctgagtattccggatagatgcccatctgtcaggagtgatcttgatcgctctctctccctcctatctCGCCACCTCCCTCTCTGTATTCCCGTGTTGTCTCCCCCTCTTGCTGCCCTCTCTCTTTCCTTGTCtatccacctgtctctctctcccctatcactccctctctgtcccctctctttctccctccctgtaCCCCCTTTTCCtgttctgcctccctctctctcctcccccctactctgtcccctcccctctcctctcctcctttactctgtctgtgccctctctctgtccccgtctctctctctccctgtcaccccctctctttgtctcccgctctctccccgtccttctctctttctccctgtcccccATTTTTCTGTCTCtcgccccaccccctccctctctctggcagTTAGAGAGAACGGGAACTCTCAGCTGAGCAGCTTCAGGGTTGGTGACAGGTACTTCGAACAGAAACTGTGTTTCTGAACCTCAAACAAGTTTGGGGTTttcagcaggcttttaaaaaaaaaaatcggaatCCACCAGAAAACCATCAAGTTGCCCAAGGTTCAGAGGCGCTGTCTCTGCTCTCAGCACCAGTCAGCTCTGAAACTGGCacttgtgattttttttctttttaaagttgGTCTAGTTggaaagaagccaatgggaaatttctcatcccggaaattaccagtcacagacctcaaagaTTTTATCACGGACATTGGCATCTGTGTACGGACATGTTGTCGACCCCCGGCCAcgcctctgagggagttgcctgtctttcgatgtaatctattcagagtctggaacatggtcgcctccagtcagggcgttcCCCTGCCGGCGGCGGTGAGGACTCCAGGCAGCTGACTCTGGGGATGAATTAACAGCTGGAGGGGTAGCTGAAGCCTCCGGAACGCCCCTCACTGCAGTTCTTGAGGGGGCCCAGGCAGGCAGAGTGCTCCAGACCAAGCTGACACCCACTCGGTCGGCACTGCTCATCAGATCCAGGACTTGAAACTCTCCGCAGCAGCCGGTCCCACACGacctgagccgcctctcggaaatgccctctgtgccattccagtgtgtggagtggtttcctgtatgggctgttcctccacactccctcccTTGCTGTCGTCTGCCACCCAGACACAGTGTGGCGGTCTATGCCATCGTCCAGCGAGGAGAATCcccatggaggtctctctatgtgggagtcctccccctttatatCAGGGATTAGGGTGGCATGcactgcacagggcagtcctgtgcaatagacttttaagtaggttaacGGACTCtcaggctgcctgtaatttctgaTGAGTCCGTATATCATGTCTGTGTGGAGTGTacaaggttgcagcccctctgagtATTTAAAAGggtctgctcctcaagttttgtttGCACTTCAGCTTCACATTCCTGATCTTTGGGCATCCAATGTGAATGGGGGTTGGCAGAGAGGaagatctcctcatcggtctgctcctgggcctcgcCAAGGTGGCAGTTCACAGGTCTATGCAGTGGGcctaggtggggtgggggggggggggggggggtgggtccaTCTTCCCTGATTGCCTGCTCCACTTCCGAGGTTATATTCATGGCCAGGTCTCCCTAGAAAGGGAGCATGAGATGTCTGCTGGCTTGCTCAAGGCCTTCCGCCACTGGTGGGCActacaggggctggagtgcatcatagtTGTGGAGAATTGTATTTTCATTTGAGTTGTTTTATTTATCCGTTTAaataaaggtatttatttaaaatgCGTATAAACGGGGCCAAAGGAATAAAGGCTCACTCGACAAAATAAAAGGGGTCTGGggcataaaggccaccttaaaaagaaaaaagggttagatacagagtaaagccccctctacactatcccatcaaacacacccagggcaggtacagcacaggttagatccaTGGGGCCTAcgtaataaaggccccctcgacataaaatatataaaaggggcctggggaataaaggccctccGAAGCAAAAAAAAAAGGGGCTTGTGGTGTAAAGCCTTCcttcaaaaaaaagaaaaaaaaaaacaggttagatccagagtaaagctccctctacactgtcccatcaaacactccccgggcaggtacagcacgggtcagatacagaaaacataagaaataggagctggacttGGCCATTTGGGGTAAAGCTCCCTCGAAACatcgttggctgtaaagtgttttgagacgtcctgatgtcatgaaaggagctacaaaaatacaagtctttctttaacaGAGGAGAAAAGGCCCAAAATGGAACAGTCAACAGCAGCATTTCAATTAGTCTCCTCTTTTCCTGGAAACAAATACTCCACACACTGTGTTGGAaataaagctgatttatttgacgtTTATCCAGAATATTAACCTCTATAACTGTGCTGGAGTTTATCAGCAGAAACAAACATCAACTATCAGAATGAACATGTTTCAGTCCTGAATgcgaataacagcagaatccaatcctgcagtcacttgtgaatttgctggtgtctcagcaggtttgatgactgagtgaatcccttcccacacacagagcaggtaaaTGGTCTCTGCACGGTGTGAACCTGGTGTCCCAGCAGGGTGGATGACTTGGTTAATGTCTTCTCAGGGTTAGAACAGGTAtaaggcttctccccagtgtgagtgcgttggtgtctcAGCAGATGATTTctacttttaaagctcttctcacagcgagaacatttaaatggtctctgatcagtgtgaacaagttggtgtgacAACAGGGTGGATTgataagtgaatcccttcccacagtcagaaCAGGTAAATGGCCTCTCTCCGGTGTGAACAAgtcggtgtgtcagcaggtgggatgcattcgtgaatctcttcccacacacggagcaggtgaacggtctctccccagtgtgagtgcgttggtgtttcAGCAACTCATTTctacttttaaagctcttctcacagtcagaacagttAAATGGtcgctgatcagtgtgaacaagttggtgtgtcaGCAGTATGGATGGATAaatgaatccctttccacagtcaGAACAGGTAAACGGCCTCTCTCCTGTGCACTGGTGTGCGAGCAGGTTCGAATGCCGAGTGAATCCTTTCCCGCACAAAgcacaggtgaacggcctctccccagtgtgaatgcgttgGTGTCTCAGCAGTTcatttctgcttttaaagctcttctcacagtcagaacatggaaaaggtctctcatcagtgtgaacacgctggtgtttcagcagcacGTTTCTGCTTTTAAagttcttctcacagtcagaacagttaaaaggtctctcatcagtgtgaactcgctggtgtgtcagcagatcagatgactgagtgaatcctttcccacacacagagcaggtgaacggcctctccccagtgtgaactcgctggtgtttcagcagagaggatgaccgagtgaatcccttcccacacacagagcaggtgaacggtctctccccagtgtgaactcgctggtgtgtctgtAGATCCTTTTCACTTTTAAATCTCTTTTCGCAGTGAGAACATTCAAAAGGTCTCTGATtagagtgaacaagttggtgtctcgGAAGGTCAgaagaccgagtgaatcccttcccacacatggagcaggtgaatggtctctccccagtgtgaccgcgccaatgagtttccagctgggatggggaatcaaatcccttcccacagtccccacatttgcaAAGTTTCTCTGTGGTGTAGGTGTCCTCGTGTTTTTCCAGGTTGGAAGCTCACTTGAAACCCTGGCCACACATAGAACACGTGTATGGTTTCTCCCTGTTGTGAaaggtgtgatgttttttcaggctgtgtaactgtttAATGTTcttcacagtcagtgcactggaacactctcactcaggtgtgtgtgtctcggtgcttttccagtcacactgatgcttgaaatcttttcccacagagatctgatattcaggtcctgatgaatcctgtgactctgtcagatcttgatttgCTGCTTGGTTTGTGTTTCCCGTCTTTAATCTTCccttctaagcccctgtaaaaggagtttacaaaagccatcactgtcagtccaggatagaaattgacaacattctctcctcctgcttcctggcccaggatggcaGCGCATGCACCCTGCTGCACATTTCCACCTATAAAGATGGCGGCTGTGAACCCTGGCCTGTCACGGGGAGAAACCCCACAGCTGTCACACCACTTGGTGTAAAGACGGGACCAATAAGTTCTTATTCAGggtttgaggcctacaccaggtgtcTGTAAATTGGATAATGTTCCCTATTTTATATTGGGGCCTGGGACTACACTCGGTGTGTGTGAAGCCTATATTGACCCAGGGTTTATTAACCCACTCCCTCCAGCCTCCTATATCCTGTtccattccatttcccacacttttgCTCTCACCCCTTACCTGTCCCGCAGAAGCACGATCGGGTTCCCCTTGTGGTCACCTTCtaccccactagcctccacattTAACACATCATTCTCCATCATTTTACCTACCTCCAGTGTGAAGCCACCAaagacatcttcccctcccctttcagcatattGGTGGGATCGTTCCTCCTGGTCCAAACCTCTAACACATCCAACACCCACTTCCCTTCCcaagcaagcacaggagatgcaatacTTGCCTTTtaactccttccttctcactgtaacacttaaaccagctagaaATTCTGTTTAAACAATTACAAGCAGtagacttagtgataaatctggaaaaaagggaattcagaaaagcaagagtaacttacctcggacacatagtggggcaagggcaagtattgccaaaaacggcaaaggtgCAGGCCTTAGTAGAGTTCcatatccctaaatctaaatgggaaatagtGAGGTTTTTAGAGATGTGcgttttttttaacaaaaaattTGTATGGAACTTTAGTACtgtagctgctccattaaccgatttgctacaaaaaaaaacaaaatagtatggtgagatgaatgccaggcagcttttgaaaagctaaaggcaatcttaactaatgaaccagtgttggctgctccaaattttgctaaacactTTAAAATAATGATCGATGCTAGCAACCTGGGTTGGTGCAGTCATATTGCAGGATGACAAATCAGGCATAGAGAAgttagtagggtacttttcaagaaaactaaattgccatcaaaaaaaagtattccactgtggaaaaagaaacattcggacttttgctggctctcaaacatttcgaagTATAGTCCGCCAAGGCTAGAAAGAAACACTAACATACACCGatcataacccattaacatttgtaGAAAATTTAAAATccgaaatgctagaatatttagatggagtttgttgttacagctttatcatttgaaaattgtacatattttgggaaaaacaatgttatcgccgatGCTTTGTCACAAATTGTCACCTTCTTAAGTTGCAGCTttgtggaaagattggatcagctagggttgttttccttagaacagaagagactgaggggtgacttaattgaggtgtacaaaattatgagcggcctagatagagaggaaggacctgtttccttgaGTGGAGAAGTCAATTATCGGGGACACAGATTGAGTGAtagggagaaggattagaggggatatgaagtaaaactttttcacccagaggttgatgagtgtctggaattcgctgcccggatctgtgatggagacagaaaccctcaactcatttaaaaggtgcctggacatgcacctgaagtgctgcaacctgcaagggtacggaccaggcgctggaaggtggattagattggacggctagtttttatTTTTGgccgcgcagacacaatgggctgaatggccttcttctgtgctgtaatttttttatggttctatgtccaaggccccaaacactccctcaaaacgtaacagcaatttacttgcacaaaattcaatttaatatactgtattcagtgCCCAAGATGCGGTCTCCTATACCCTGGGGTGACCAAATacagattaggtgactgctttaggaacacctccattcagttcacaagcatgaccctgagcatcTAGTCACCTGTCATCTTAATTCTCCGCACCACTCCGCCTTTGGTCTCCTACACTGTTTTAATGAAGCtcaacagcagctcatctttcaattTGACACTTGAGTTTTgacagagttcaacaatttcacatcaCTTCTGTTACAATTCAGTGGGATGCAAACAGTAACCCTGGCACTTACCAGCACCCTCAGGAGAGATGGTGGGAAacaccctgtgtgcagagtgagaagaAAATCATTGTCCCAAATCCTCCCTTTCCAATATCCTGTAAAAGGCGTTTACAAAAGCTATCACTGTCGgtgcaggatagaaattcagaacagacaattctagtttctatgaaACATTTTCCTTTCTTGTTTTTCCgaagctgtaaatccccgtcccacacacactccctcctccctgtgctgaaatccaa
This genomic window from Heterodontus francisci isolate sHetFra1 chromosome 34, sHetFra1.hap1, whole genome shotgun sequence contains:
- the LOC137349034 gene encoding zinc finger protein 271-like, with translation MCGKGFTRSSDLPRHQLVHSNQRPFECSHCEKRFKSEKDLQTHQRVHTGERPFTCSVCGKGFTRSSSLLKHQRVHTGERPFTCSVCGKGFTQSSDLLTHQRVHTDERPFNCSDCEKNFKSRNVLLKHQRVHTDERPFPCSDCEKSFKSRNELLRHQRIHTGERPFTCALCGKGFTRHSNLLAHQCTGERPFTCSDCGKGFIYPSILLTHQLVHTDQRPFNCSDCEKSFKSRNELLKHQRTHTGERPFTCSVCGKRFTNASHLLTHRLVHTGERPFTCSDCGKGFTYQSTLLSHQLVHTDQRPFKCSRCEKSFKSRNHLLRHQRTHTGEKPYTCSNPEKTLTKSSTLLGHQVHTVQRPFTCSVCGKGFTQSSNLLRHQQIHK